A single region of the Triticum dicoccoides isolate Atlit2015 ecotype Zavitan chromosome 2B, WEW_v2.0, whole genome shotgun sequence genome encodes:
- the LOC119362802 gene encoding peroxidase 2-like yields the protein MVKLAALALLALLGSVACQGDNGSPADSPAAYPPSRSVPPSSAPASPSTPAASPSQPMPSPIVLSPSPTPLAQPPSRGLGAPSQSPPVYPPSVSQPAFPPSGSSNAPSASSPEYLPSPSPSVSSQTPPTYSPDPSPPTSPSPSPLSPSKIAYPPSPSPSQPTYPPSPSPINPRQPPSPGPASYIPSPSPSPDSPAPAPFPPISNSPSPGLSVGHYSYSCPNAEAIVREAVKNATEKNRGTGAGLIRLFFHDCFVRGCDASVLLNTTGSGEPTELKGLPNLTLRGFEVIDAAKAALEEACPGVVSCADVLAFAGRDATFFLTNRTAAYFPMPAGRYDGRGSFSNETTLNLPSPSSGLQQLNESFHAKGLSLEDMVTLSGAHSVGRSSCSSFHDRLSPNSSDMDPQFASSLRKQCSGSDPTAMQDFKTPDDLDRQYYQNAVDHKVLFTSDAALMASNETAKMMLDNAHVSGLWEKKFAAAMVKMGGVGIKTSVDGEIRKKCWIINKV from the exons ATGGTCAAGCTCGCCGCCCTCGCCTTGCTCGCGCTGCTGGGGTCCGTGGCGTGCCAAGGTGACAATGGTTCACCCGCGGACTCACCGGCGGCGTACCCGCCTAGCCGAAGCGTGCCTCCAAGCTCGGCTCCGGCGAGCCCGAGCACTCCAGCTGCGAGCCCCAGCCAGCCCATGCCGAGCCCGATTGTGTTGAGCCCGAGCCCGACCCCGCTCGCTCAGCCTCCTAGCCGCGGCCTAGGCGCACCGAGCCAAAGCCCGCCGGTATATCCACCAAGCGTGAGCCAACCCGCCTTTCCTCCGTCTGGTTCTTCCAATGCCCCGAGCGCAAGCTCACCGGAGTACCTTCCTAGCCCTAGTCCAAGCGTGTCTAGTCAAACTCCACCCACATATTCACCTGACCCAAGTCCACCTACTTCTCCTAGTCCAAGCCCGTTGAGCCCGAGCAAAATTGCCTATCCACCAAGCCCAAGCCCTAGCCAACCCACATATCCTCCTAGCCCAAGCCCAATCAATCCAAGACAACCTCCCAGCCCAGGTCCAGCATCTTATATTCCAAGCCCTAGCCCAAGCCCGGATAGCCCTGCTCCAGCCCCTTTTCCTCCTATCTCAAACTCACCCAGCCCTGGGCTCAGTGTCGGTCACTACAGCTACTCATGCCCAAATGCAGAAGCTATCGTCAGGGAGGCCGTGAAGAACGCCACGGAGAAGAATCGCGGCACCGGCGCCGGGCTCATCCGTCTCttcttccacgactgcttcgtccGG GGGTGCGATGCTTCCGTTCTCCTCAACACGACCGGCTCCGGCGAACCCACAGAGTTAAAGGGCCTGCCGAACCTGACCCTCCGGGGCTTCGAGGTCATCGACGCGGCAAAGGCGGCGCTCGAGGAGGCCTGCCCCGGCGTTGTCTCGTGTGCGGACGTCCTCGCCTTCGCTGGCCGCGACGCCACCTTCTTCCTCACCAACCGCACGGCGGCCTACTTCCCCATGCCGGCCGGCCGCTACGACGGGCGCGGGTCTTTCTCCAACGAGACCACCCTCAACCTGCCGTCGCCCTCCTCCGGCCTCCAGCAGCTCAACGAGAGTTTCCACGCCAAGGGGCTGAGCCTCGAGGACATGGTCACCCTTTCCGGCGCGCACTCGGTCGGCCGCTCTAGCTGCTCGTCCTTCCACGACCGCCTCTCCCCCAACTCCTCCGACATGGACCCCCAGTTCGCGAGCTCCCTGCGGAAGCAGTGCAGCGGCAGCGACCCCACCGCGATGCAGGACTTCAAGACCCCCGACGACCTGGACCGGCAGTACTACCAGAACGCCGTGGACCACAAGGTGTTGTTCACCTCCGACGCGGCGCTCATGGCGTCGAACGAGACGGCGAAGATGATGCTCGATAACGCGCATGTCAGTGGGCTGTGGGAGAAGAAGTTTGCGGCGGCGATGGTAAAGATGGGCGGCGTCGGGATCAAGACCAGCGTCGACGGCGAGATCAGGAAGAAATGCTGGATCATCAACAAAGTGTGA